GTGCTCTTTTTTAGCTCGTATACTGCTAAGTGATAGTCCAGATGTACGTTTGGTTTCTTTTTTTAAAACAATGGTTGGTGGTTTTTTTTCTTGAAAGCGTTCAACAGCTTTGTTTGTAGTACTTGGTGTTGTACTAATAGGTTTTTCTTGATTTTCCGAAGTCTGTTCTTGCTTTACAGGAATTTGAACCGCTATAGGAGAAATGCCCTTATTTTTAAAATATGAAGCAGGAATTATGTAATGTTTACCATTTTTTTTTTCTCCATCAAAAGTGATAGAGGCAAGCTGCATGAGGCATAATTCGACCAGAAGTCGCTGGTTTTTACTGGTTTTATATTTTAGGTCACATTCATTGGCGAGATTAATGCCTTGCATTAAAAAATCTTGCGAAGCTTTTTTAGCTTGTTCTAAATACTTGGCTTTAGTTTGGTCGCCAACCTCAAGAAGCTCTATGGTTTCTTTATTTTTACTAACCAGTAAATCTCTAAAATGTGAGGCTAAACCAGCAATGTAATGATGCCCATCAAAACCTTTTGATAAGGTATTATTAAACTGAATGAGTAAATCTGGAATTTTATTCTCTAGAATTAAATCGGTGCTTAAAAAATACGTTTCGTAATCTAAAACATTTAAGTTTTCGGTAACGGCTTGTCTGGTTAAGTTTTTCCCAGAGAAACTAACAACCCTATCAAAAATAGAAAGGGCATCACGCATGGCACCATCGGCTTTTTGAGCGATTATATGTAAAGCATCATCTTCGGCTGTTATACCTTGTTCTTCAGCAATATATTTTAAATATTCTTTAGCATCCTTTACAGTAATACGCTTAAAGTCAAAAATCTGACAACGCGATAAAATGGTTGGAATGATTTTATGTTTTTCTGTAGTTGCTAAAATGAATATGCAATGCTTTGGCGGTTCTTCTAAAGTTTTAAGAAAGGCATTAAAAGCTGCTTGAGATAACATGTGTACCTCATCAATAATATAAACTTTATACTTTCCAACTTGTGGCGGAATACGAACTTGATCTGTTAAGCTTCTAATATCATCAACAGAGTTGTTTGAAGCGGCATCTAATTCAAATACATTAAAAGCAAAATCTTCGTCGGCGGTTACTTCACCATCACTATTAATCATTTTAGCCAGAATACGAGCGCAAGTTGTTTTACCAACTCCACGAGGACCTGTAAATAAAAGGGCTTGGGCTAAATGATTGTTTTCAATGGCATTTAGTAAAGTATTAGTAATGGCTTGCTGACCAACAACGTCCTTGAAGGTTTGTGGTCTATATTTTCGAGCCGATACAATAAAATGTTCCATTGAAAAATATTAGAAGAACAAAGGTAAAAATTCAACGCTTAAATCTGAATTCAGAAGCTAAAATTTAATAGGAGTTATTAACAATTTACGTACTTTTGCTGGCAAGTAAATCACCTTATCGCTCTTTTACTATACTTGTTTTAGTACTAAGGGAGGAAAGTCCGAACACCATAGTGCAATATAGTGGTTAATGGCCACCAGTCGTGAGATTAGGAAAAGTGCAACAGAAAGTATGTACAGGTAATGCTGTAGTGAAACCGGGTAAACTCTATGTGGTGCAATGTCATGTAAACTAGCGCTTGAAGGCTGCACGTCTGATGCTAGAGGGTAGGCAGCTAAAGTGTATAGGTAACTATACATTCAGATAAATGATAAGGGTGGTTTTGGTTTAATTTTAAATTAAAATCATACAGGATTCGGCTTATAGATTTACTTTAATATAAATAAACCCTTCTTTGATTTATTAAAGAAGGGTTTATCATTTAAAAACTAGTGACTAACTAATAATTATAAATCTTTAAAAAGTCACATTAATATGCTTAATGGTTTTTAGCTTGGTATTAATTATAAAAACAATAATATAAATCTACATTTTAAAGTGTTTTATGTAGATGGTTTTTAAGGCTATTTGAAAGGGTAGTACCTTAGGGTTACTTCTAAAGTACTGAAAAAAAGTGAATTATAATAGGATATTATTCGGTAATTTCGAAAAAACTAAACATATTACCGCCATAACTTTTAGAATAAGAGAAATTACTTACGTTAGAGAGATCTGTGTGTTTAGAATGTTCTACAATAAGTAAGCCGCCCTCAAGTAATAATTGGTTTGAAAATACCAAGTCTGGAATTTTAGAAAATTGTTCAACAGTAAAATCGTAAGGTGGGTCGGCAAAAATAATATCGGCTTGAATTTTAGACGATTCAAGAAATTTAAACACATCACTTTTAATGGTTTGAATTGGCATTTCAAACGTTTCAGCTGTTGAATTAATAAATTTAATACAGCCAAAATCCTGGTCGACACAAGTGATTTGCTCGGTGCCACGTGATGCAAATTCATAGCTTATATTTCCCGTTCCTGCAAAAAGGTCTAAAACAGAAATTTCATCAAAATAATAAAGGTTATTAATGATGTTGAATAATGACTCCTTGGCCATGTCTGTCGTAGGACGAACAGGTAAGTTTTTTGGAGCAATGATCTTTCTACTTTTATATAATCCTGAAATAATTCGCATTAAAAATTGTTTATTAAGGTGAAGTGTGCATAAGTTGTTTTGGGTGCAGTATCAAATTTGAACTTATCATTTCGACGGCCAAAACTAATATTTCTAATGTATTTATATGCTATTTTATACAAGGGATCATCTTTAGCAATAGCACCTAAAAAAATAAGCTTTAGTGTTTCTGGGCTTAAATTTAATTGTTCTGCGGTAAATAATATATAGTAAATAAAATCCTCTTTAGATCTGTATATGAAGCTGTTAAATAGTTTTAATTTAGAGTTTTCAACCACTATAACTTCAAAATGATTTTTGTGAACATGAACATACATACGTGTGTTCATTTTAATTTTTTCAAGTTGTAAAATTTTTTCAATGAGTACCGTGGAAATGTGTTTAAAAGTAAAAGCTCCAAATTTATCATATATAAAATTATTAATATTTATATAAGGTACATAAACATTTACACTTTTGTTTTCTGCAATACGATCATAAGTAATATAATCGGATTTAAGAATTTTAGAGTTAAATTTTAAATAGTCGGCCAGGTAATCTTCATTAAAAAAAGTTTCAGGGACCAGAGTAGATAAGTCGTTATCATGCACAACGATAACTTTTGAGAAGTTGTATGACAACAACTTTTCCGAATCAAAAAGACCTTTTAATCGGTCTAATAATTCTAAAGGGTTGAGCTTCTTTTCAAACTGAATGTCATTCAAATGAATAATCGCATTTAGCTTACGATTCAGTATACAAAAAGAAAGTCCACTCAAACTAATTTGAATGGACAATTCTATATTTGTTAATTCCTTAGAATTATTATTCGTTATCGCCATATGTTTTAGGCCAGTTTCCAGTGGTTTTAACTTCGTTCATAGAACCTACTTTAAGTGCATCCATCACCGTTAACACCATCAACAGAGATTACTTGGTTCTCTTGAATAATAAGATCATTATTTTGATCATATAAGATATCACGTTTTTTTACCGAAGCTTCAAACACAGGAATTTTAATTTTATTTTGCTCAATATAACCAGCATCTAATTTGAATTTAGTTCCAGGTTTTCCAACAGGCACATTCATCATAGTTTTGTATCTATTAGATGATTTAAATAAGGAATCTTTTACCGGAACAAAACCTAATGTATCAATCACTATAATTTCTTTATAAGAATCTACACCGTATAATTTTGTTTTTTCTTCATCTAAAATAGTAGAATCTCTACGTTGTGTAATTGTATATTCTGCAGTGTCGATAAATTGAATTAAATTTTCAAATTTACCTGCAAAATTACCTGTAACTTGTCTGTGAGCCAATTGCGCGTCTCTAATATCTTTTAAACTCTCAATAACTTGAACGTAACGTTTGTTTTTTACTTTATTAAATTGGATGGGCTCGTAAATAGACATATATGTTAAATAACCTAGGTAGCCAATAAGAATCCAAAGGGCGATAGTTAGGACAGGTTTAAGTTTAGATGGGATGATTTTGTCAATTAACTTAACCAAGCCAATTGTAAGTAGTATCACAGCAACTGTAATAAGAATAAATGTTAACATAGTATGCTATTTAATTAAAAATTTATTTTTAGGTATTTAGCAAATCTACAATTTTTTTTTAACCGCAAAAACAAAGAGAGTAAAAATCATTTCTATCTTTGAATAAAAAAAATCGCTACCATATCTTTAATGAATGCTTCTCAATTTTATTTGCTTATAAAACAGCAGTTTCCGTTCCAACCAACGCAAAAACAAAATATTGTTCTGCAACAACTTTCTGAATTTATTTTAAATAAATCCAACAATGTTCTTTATTTACTAAAAGGATATGCCGGAACCGGAAAAACCACCATTGTAGGCGCCATTGTATCAAATTTATGGAAAGTAAAAAAGAGCGCTGTGCTACTGGCGCCAACGGGTAGAGCGGCTAAAGTCATTTCTAATTACTCAGGAAAAGAAGCCTTCACCATTCATAAAAAAATATATTTCCCTAAAAAAGAAAAGGGAGGAGGGGTTAAGTTCGTTCTTCAGCCCAATAAGCACAAAAACACCATTTTTATTGTCGATGAGGCCTCTATGATTCCAGATACGCCTGGAGAATCCAAGTTTATGGAAAACGGTTCATTGTTAAATGATCTTATACAATATGTTTATTCAGGGCATCAATGTAAATTACTATTAATAGGTGATACCGCACAATTGCCACCGGTAAAAATAGATGTTAGCCCAGCCTTAGATGAAAACATCTTAGCTTTATATTACAATAAAGAGGTCACTAGAATGGAGTTGGATGAAGTTGTACGTCAGGAACAAAACTCTGGTATTCTAGTAAACGCAACGGTTTTACGGGAAACCTTAGCAAGTAGCTTTTTTGATAGTTTTAAATTTGATCTCGCACCTTTTAAAGATGTAATTAGGTTGATTGATGGTTACGAAATTATGGAAGCTATTAACGACGCTTATAGCGAGTTAGGTAATGAAGAAACGGCTATTATTGTAAGAAGTAATAAACGTGCTAATTTATACAACCAACAAATTAGAAGTCGAATTCTATTTAATGAAAATGAATTATCTGCTGGCGATTTTTTAATGGTCGTGAAAAATAATTATTTTTGGATTAAACCTACTACAGAAGCGGGATTTATTGCGAACGGCGACATTATTGAAGTTTTAGAAATTTTTAAAATTGAAGAACTTTATGGATTTCGTTTTGCTGAAGTTAAAGTTCGAATGGTCGATTATCCTAAAATGGCTCCCATTGAAACCGTTTTACTTCTAGATACTATTGATGCTAAAAGTCCGTCGCTAACTTATGAAGACTCAAACCGGTTATATCAGGAAGTGCTAAAAGATTTTGAAAACGAAGGTAGTAATTACAAAAAGTTTTTAAAAGTTAAAGCCTCTAAGCATTTTAACGCTTTACAGGTCAAGTTTTCCTATGCGATAACTTGTCATAAATCTCAAGGGGGGCAATGGGATACTGTTTTTGTGGAGCAACCTTATTTACCAAATGGCATCGATAAAGATTACTTAAGATGGCTTTACACCGCGGTTACCCGAGCTAAAGAAAAATTATACCTTATCGGTTTTAAAGATGATTTTTTTGAAGAATAGCTTTTAAATTAAGTACTTTTGAATTGAATTTAGAATACTAATAACATATTTTAAAAAATTAACTTGTGAAAATAATTTCAATGATTCCCGCCCGTTATGCGGCTTCGCGTTTTCCGGGAAAACTTATGCAAGACCTTGGTGGTAAAACAGTTATCCTTCGTACTTACGAGGCTACTGTAGCAACAGGCTTGTTTGACGATGTGTTTGTGGTTACCGATAGCGATATTATTTATCAAGAAATTGTAAAAAATGGCGGAAAAGCCATGATGAGCAAAAAGGAACATGATTGTGGTAGTGATAGAATTGCTGAAGCGGTTGAGTTTATGGATATTGATATTGTTATTAATGTGCAAGGTGATGAGCCTTTTACCGATAAAGAGTCTTTGAGAAAACTTATTGAAGTTTTTAAAACGGATACTGATAAAAATATCGATTTAGCTTCTTTAATGGTGCATATTACCAATGAAGAAGAAATTCAAAATCCGAATACCGTAAAAGTTATTGTCGATAAATTCAATTTTGCTTTATACTTCTCTAGAAGTCCTATCCCTTATTTACGCGATAAAGAAGCAGGCGCGAAATACTTTAAACATAAAGGGGTTTACGCCTTTAGAAAAGAAGCTATTTTAGATTTCTATAAACTACCTATGTTGCCCTTAGAAGCTTCAGAAAAAATTGAATGTATTCGCTATTTGGAATATGGAAAACGTATAAAAATGGTGGAAACGGATGTGGAAGGTGTTGAAATTGATACTCCAGAAGATTTAGAACGCGCCAAAAAAATATGGTAGACTACAAAAACATTAAAGTTATTGGTTTTGATGCTGATGACACCTTATGGGTTAACGAAACGTATTTTAGAGAAGCGGAAGCAGAATTCTCTAAACTTTTGAGCAAATACGAGACACCTAATAAAATAGATCAAGAACTATTTAAAATGGAAATTGGTAACCTTGGTTTGTACGGCTATGGAGTTAAGGCATTTACGCTTTCAATGGTGGAATGTGCCTTGGATTTATCTAATAAAAATGTGTCTCCAAAAACGATTGAAGCCATTCTAAACATTGGCAAAACCATGTTAAATCAACCTGTCGAAGTATTAGATGGTGTAGAGGAGGTCTTG
This genomic interval from Tamlana carrageenivorans contains the following:
- the dnaX gene encoding DNA polymerase III subunit gamma/tau, with product MEHFIVSARKYRPQTFKDVVGQQAITNTLLNAIENNHLAQALLFTGPRGVGKTTCARILAKMINSDGEVTADEDFAFNVFELDAASNNSVDDIRSLTDQVRIPPQVGKYKVYIIDEVHMLSQAAFNAFLKTLEEPPKHCIFILATTEKHKIIPTILSRCQIFDFKRITVKDAKEYLKYIAEEQGITAEDDALHIIAQKADGAMRDALSIFDRVVSFSGKNLTRQAVTENLNVLDYETYFLSTDLILENKIPDLLIQFNNTLSKGFDGHHYIAGLASHFRDLLVSKNKETIELLEVGDQTKAKYLEQAKKASQDFLMQGINLANECDLKYKTSKNQRLLVELCLMQLASITFDGEKKNGKHYIIPASYFKNKGISPIAVQIPVKQEQTSENQEKPISTTPSTTNKAVERFQEKKPPTIVLKKETKRTSGLSLSSIRAKKEHQIKQMEVVVDEENLPTEPFTESEFLKVWNEYINFLRKEGKHNLASILAIDTPKLNGTTAHLEFPNATNKVEVERQQYDLLLYIRKTLSNYDIALEITINEVKEKQYAYTTVEKFEKLKEKNPSIDLLRRTFDLGL
- a CDS encoding DUF3822 family protein; the protein is MAITNNNSKELTNIELSIQISLSGLSFCILNRKLNAIIHLNDIQFEKKLNPLELLDRLKGLFDSEKLLSYNFSKVIVVHDNDLSTLVPETFFNEDYLADYLKFNSKILKSDYITYDRIAENKSVNVYVPYININNFIYDKFGAFTFKHISTVLIEKILQLEKIKMNTRMYVHVHKNHFEVIVVENSKLKLFNSFIYRSKEDFIYYILFTAEQLNLSPETLKLIFLGAIAKDDPLYKIAYKYIRNISFGRRNDKFKFDTAPKTTYAHFTLINNF
- the kdsB gene encoding 3-deoxy-manno-octulosonate cytidylyltransferase, with translation MIPARYAASRFPGKLMQDLGGKTVILRTYEATVATGLFDDVFVVTDSDIIYQEIVKNGGKAMMSKKEHDCGSDRIAEAVEFMDIDIVINVQGDEPFTDKESLRKLIEVFKTDTDKNIDLASLMVHITNEEEIQNPNTVKVIVDKFNFALYFSRSPIPYLRDKEAGAKYFKHKGVYAFRKEAILDFYKLPMLPLEASEKIECIRYLEYGKRIKMVETDVEGVEIDTPEDLERAKKIW
- a CDS encoding ATP-dependent DNA helicase; its protein translation is MNASQFYLLIKQQFPFQPTQKQNIVLQQLSEFILNKSNNVLYLLKGYAGTGKTTIVGAIVSNLWKVKKSAVLLAPTGRAAKVISNYSGKEAFTIHKKIYFPKKEKGGGVKFVLQPNKHKNTIFIVDEASMIPDTPGESKFMENGSLLNDLIQYVYSGHQCKLLLIGDTAQLPPVKIDVSPALDENILALYYNKEVTRMELDEVVRQEQNSGILVNATVLRETLASSFFDSFKFDLAPFKDVIRLIDGYEIMEAINDAYSELGNEETAIIVRSNKRANLYNQQIRSRILFNENELSAGDFLMVVKNNYFWIKPTTEAGFIANGDIIEVLEIFKIEELYGFRFAEVKVRMVDYPKMAPIETVLLLDTIDAKSPSLTYEDSNRLYQEVLKDFENEGSNYKKFLKVKASKHFNALQVKFSYAITCHKSQGGQWDTVFVEQPYLPNGIDKDYLRWLYTAVTRAKEKLYLIGFKDDFFEE
- the rsmD gene encoding 16S rRNA (guanine(966)-N(2))-methyltransferase RsmD: MRIISGLYKSRKIIAPKNLPVRPTTDMAKESLFNIINNLYYFDEISVLDLFAGTGNISYEFASRGTEQITCVDQDFGCIKFINSTAETFEMPIQTIKSDVFKFLESSKIQADIIFADPPYDFTVEQFSKIPDLVFSNQLLLEGGLLIVEHSKHTDLSNVSNFSYSKSYGGNMFSFFEITE